In Clostridium butyricum, the genomic stretch TTCTCACCTCTTTTATGTTTAATTCTATATATTCATATTAATAACTTCATAGTATGCTCCTAGTGTAGGAGAAATATCTTCATCATATATACTATAGTTTCCTAAATTCATATCTAAATATTTAATAAAATTTGCTTTTACAATTTCTATTTTTCTTATTATATTTCCTGAAATTCCAATTTTGATATTTTCTTTTAAACCTGACTGTTTTATTGCTCTTAATGTCATTTCACCTAATTCTTCGCCTGCATTTATTAATATTTGTGTCGCAGTTGAATCATTCTCTTTGGCAAGTTGTATCACTAATTTTACAATTGCAGCAACATGTGCTTTATCTGTATTATAAATAAAATTAATAATATCTAATTCTCTTTTACATCCTAATTTATTTAATATTCTATCTGTAAATTCTGATTTTAATTGTCCATTATCTTTTTCATATGCAATACTTTTTAATGCCTGTATCCCTATATAATATCCACTGCCTTCATCGCCTAGT encodes the following:
- a CDS encoding BadF/BadG/BcrA/BcrD ATPase family protein, with protein sequence MKYIIGVDGGGTKTEAVAYDLNGNSLSRSISGYGNILINKEKALNNIKESIEKCIKSLNKSECVYIYAGIAGSTAGNGKEIIKKYIQDEFKCNVIVVNDADLALSALLKGKDGFLTIAGTGSICIGKISGKSIRAGGWGHLLGDEGSGYYIGIQALKSIAYEKDNGQLKSEFTDRILNKLGCKRELDIINFIYNTDKAHVAAIVKLVIQLAKENDSTATQILINAGEELGEMTLRAIKQSGLKENIKIGISGNIIRKIEIVKANFIKYLDMNLGNYSIYDEDISPTLGAYYEVINMNI